The following are from one region of the Halarsenatibacter silvermanii genome:
- a CDS encoding universal stress protein, translated as MIEFVERKDNMQKLLLAVDGSKSCSKAVGKVYELADDMDLDVTVLTVLEKAIPKTYSEEFAREAFSRREGMKEEAKDMVDTCSEGLEKKVSKLKKEVKTGVPSDVICRTAEEGDYDFVVVADKGRGAVKRFLMGSTAERVTRYSPISVIVVK; from the coding sequence ATGATTGAATTCGTAGAAAGGAAGGATAATATGCAAAAGTTATTGCTGGCTGTGGATGGTTCTAAAAGCTGCAGCAAAGCGGTGGGAAAAGTTTATGAGCTGGCAGATGATATGGATCTCGATGTCACCGTACTGACAGTTCTGGAAAAGGCTATTCCAAAAACTTATTCAGAAGAATTTGCCCGGGAGGCCTTTTCGCGCAGAGAGGGCATGAAAGAAGAGGCGAAAGATATGGTCGATACCTGCAGTGAAGGGCTGGAAAAAAAAGTTAGCAAATTAAAAAAAGAGGTCAAAACAGGCGTTCCTTCCGATGTGATATGTCGCACTGCTGAAGAGGGAGACTATGATTTCGTGGTTGTCGCAGATAAAGGGAGAGGAGCTGTGAAGAGATTTTTGATGGGGAGTACTGCTGAAAGAGTTACCAGGTACAGCCCGATTTCCGTAATAGTGGTCAAATAA
- a CDS encoding Fur family transcriptional regulator, whose amino-acid sequence MLTRKSELMEELICSVRNSGFRLTEQRRDILKTLVENAEKHLTADELHKTVRQINPDIGLTTIYRTLELLEELDLVRRLNLGEQEDYFEFVNFRDHHHHLVCLDCGRVIEFKSEDLNKFEENIEEKYGFIPREQRIKFFGSCQECQMEQEDSAYE is encoded by the coding sequence ATGCTCACAAGAAAATCTGAGCTAATGGAAGAGCTGATATGCAGCGTCAGAAATAGCGGTTTTAGGCTGACAGAACAGCGAAGAGATATTCTCAAAACACTGGTCGAAAACGCAGAAAAACATTTGACAGCTGATGAGCTGCACAAAACTGTCAGGCAAATAAATCCTGATATAGGTCTGACAACCATATACAGAACTTTAGAACTTCTGGAAGAGCTGGACCTGGTCAGGAGGTTAAATTTAGGGGAGCAGGAAGATTATTTTGAGTTTGTCAACTTCAGAGACCATCATCACCACCTGGTTTGTCTGGACTGTGGTAGAGTAATCGAATTTAAATCAGAAGATTTAAATAAATTTGAAGAAAATATTGAGGAAAAATATGGTTTTATTCCCCGGGAACAACGAATAAAATTTTTTGGCAGCTGTCAGGAATGTCAAATGGAGCAGGAGGACAGCGCTTACGAGTGA
- a CDS encoding helix-turn-helix transcriptional regulator translates to MAAEDSNLNKNMWKKIMKFVNRTCVKASFEKYYEKILQELDHFILFDAGHILEHNDDQDFSKFITVNIDYEVIDEYVEHFQYIDPLKNCIFDTPSALKSSLVFDHRSWRRTNYFNNFLSPNEFYYLCGVDIHYRGEILITITLIRQEESGDFSTAELLFLNRVKTSIACHIHLLKKIHPQSLSDQKYINIKYRLSMEKFDFTPREKEVACLVRSGQSNLEISEDLFISVNTVKKHLQNLYRKAGVSSRQELIHRLLEN, encoded by the coding sequence GTGGCTGCAGAAGATTCCAATCTTAATAAAAACATGTGGAAGAAAATAATGAAATTTGTCAACCGGACCTGTGTAAAAGCCAGTTTCGAGAAATATTATGAAAAAATTTTGCAAGAATTGGATCATTTCATACTTTTTGATGCCGGTCATATACTCGAGCATAATGACGATCAGGATTTTTCGAAATTTATTACCGTAAATATTGATTATGAAGTTATAGATGAATATGTAGAACATTTTCAATATATAGATCCGCTGAAAAACTGCATTTTTGACACACCATCAGCGCTGAAAAGCTCACTGGTTTTTGATCATCGCAGCTGGAGGAGGACTAATTACTTTAATAATTTTCTTTCGCCCAATGAATTTTACTACCTCTGCGGGGTTGATATTCACTATAGAGGCGAAATACTGATTACTATAACTTTAATCCGCCAGGAAGAGAGCGGGGATTTTAGCACAGCTGAGCTTCTTTTTTTGAACCGCGTTAAGACAAGTATAGCCTGCCATATCCATCTTTTAAAGAAAATACACCCTCAAAGTCTCTCCGATCAAAAGTATATCAATATCAAATACCGGCTGAGCATGGAAAAATTTGACTTTACCCCAAGGGAAAAAGAAGTGGCCTGCCTGGTCAGGTCCGGTCAATCAAACCTTGAAATCAGCGAAGATCTGTTTATTTCCGTGAATACCGTCAAAAAACACCTTCAAAATCTTTACAGAAAGGCTGGAGTTTCCAGCCGCCAGGAATTAATCCACAGATTGCTGGAAAATTAA
- a CDS encoding AAA family ATPase encodes MNIKELSIDVFAGLSDVAVEFDDGLNVLYGPNEAGKSTVIKSIHASLFIEPKLKYNRSGLQGKGFRDRFFPHPRGNYAEAGLQLQTEQKVYEIYKKWSNENPDGHLKLPDGSRISYEKIKSERQKLLPYGKSTYENIVFTRQEKVRDLLEKITEEDEFQNLKDTISNFLRRAVMRLGNVSAEKFRSRLNEEYHELTRKWDLQGNCPSNPDRGVNNPYKQARGKIYDKYIEKENLRIKIKEAESVEKEYRSLKSEIEKLEDDREKVKKARDELAKKEEEINKRQKIEHDLAGKREKIKRLEDVLKKWPKEKSSRSERKNDLKEMKKKIDELKSEKMRAEKHKERKSLQKKFKTAKKLKNEIKELELQKKDLKSVNEDKLKKLSEYRDNLREARASLKGSRFRIKIIRSESEEITIKAGLEEDIEAEVGDEVEAEGFARIETEHEEIEVESAELDVTGLKKEYELNKEKFAELLEDIGAEDLEAAREKLQKVREIKNGIATRRERVRDLLGEEDFAEIKERLKGLEELESARELEEINEEIENLIARTGKIESEIAAADDKIEEWQQEYENLDKLKEEKNNLRTDIKKLKRELAQLCELPKEFDDAQDFKDRLNSLRQRHEQLGDKIRKKEQQLFSVRENLPEESIAELKNIKQEKEGMFERMVEKAHKYRKIKKIVKKKLEEIDEQSFSPLVDSFSSHLFRLTDGNYKLGNIDDEFEILLRQAEGRRELPAVQRLLSYGTFDAAALALRFALFDNLFADKDSFLVLDDCLVNLDDRRQENAVELIQKIARDYQVIFSTCSRETAHKLGGNLIDISEK; translated from the coding sequence ATGAATATTAAAGAACTCAGCATAGATGTTTTTGCCGGGTTGAGCGATGTAGCGGTCGAATTTGATGATGGTTTGAATGTATTATACGGTCCCAATGAGGCCGGCAAAAGCACTGTTATCAAGTCTATACATGCCTCATTATTTATCGAACCAAAATTAAAGTATAACAGATCAGGACTGCAGGGCAAAGGATTTAGAGATCGATTTTTTCCTCACCCCAGAGGCAATTATGCCGAAGCCGGTCTGCAGCTGCAGACAGAACAAAAAGTTTACGAGATATATAAAAAATGGAGCAATGAAAATCCGGATGGTCATCTGAAACTGCCCGATGGTTCGCGAATTTCCTATGAGAAAATCAAGAGTGAAAGGCAAAAACTTCTTCCCTATGGAAAAAGCACCTATGAAAATATTGTCTTCACCCGCCAGGAAAAGGTGAGAGATCTTCTGGAAAAGATCACTGAAGAAGACGAGTTTCAAAATTTGAAGGATACTATCAGCAATTTTTTGCGCAGAGCCGTGATGAGGTTGGGCAACGTATCAGCGGAAAAATTTCGCAGCCGTCTTAATGAAGAATATCATGAGCTGACCAGAAAATGGGATCTGCAGGGCAACTGCCCTTCCAACCCTGATAGAGGTGTGAATAATCCCTACAAGCAGGCCAGAGGCAAAATATATGATAAATATATCGAGAAGGAAAACCTCAGAATCAAGATCAAAGAGGCAGAATCAGTGGAAAAAGAATATCGCAGTCTTAAATCTGAGATAGAAAAACTTGAAGATGACAGGGAGAAAGTAAAAAAAGCTCGTGATGAACTGGCAAAAAAAGAAGAAGAAATCAACAAAAGACAGAAGATTGAGCATGATTTAGCCGGCAAAAGAGAAAAGATAAAAAGGCTCGAAGATGTTCTCAAAAAATGGCCGAAAGAGAAAAGCTCCCGGTCTGAAAGAAAAAATGATCTGAAAGAAATGAAAAAGAAAATCGATGAATTAAAATCTGAAAAAATGCGGGCGGAAAAGCATAAAGAGAGAAAATCTCTGCAGAAAAAATTTAAGACGGCCAAAAAATTAAAAAATGAGATAAAAGAGCTCGAGTTACAAAAAAAAGATCTAAAAAGCGTGAATGAAGATAAACTAAAAAAGCTGAGTGAGTATCGGGACAATCTGAGGGAGGCCAGGGCCAGCCTGAAGGGAAGCAGGTTTCGGATCAAAATCATCCGTTCAGAATCTGAAGAAATAACCATAAAGGCAGGTTTGGAGGAGGATATCGAAGCAGAGGTCGGTGATGAAGTCGAGGCTGAGGGATTTGCCAGAATAGAGACCGAGCATGAGGAGATAGAGGTGGAATCAGCAGAATTGGATGTTACCGGTCTTAAAAAGGAGTATGAACTGAATAAAGAAAAGTTTGCTGAGCTGCTGGAGGACATTGGAGCTGAAGACCTGGAAGCGGCTCGTGAAAAACTGCAAAAAGTAAGAGAGATCAAAAATGGTATAGCCACCAGGAGAGAAAGAGTCAGGGACCTGCTCGGGGAAGAAGATTTTGCCGAAATAAAAGAAAGGTTGAAAGGTCTGGAGGAGCTGGAATCCGCCCGGGAGCTGGAGGAGATCAACGAAGAAATTGAAAATCTGATCGCCAGAACAGGAAAGATAGAATCTGAGATAGCGGCAGCCGATGATAAAATAGAAGAATGGCAGCAGGAATACGAGAACCTGGATAAGCTCAAGGAAGAAAAAAACAATTTGCGGACAGATATAAAGAAGCTCAAGCGAGAACTTGCTCAGCTTTGCGAACTCCCCAAAGAATTTGATGATGCTCAGGACTTTAAAGACAGGCTGAATTCGCTGCGGCAGAGACATGAGCAGCTGGGAGATAAAATCAGGAAAAAAGAACAGCAATTATTCTCTGTAAGAGAAAATCTGCCGGAAGAGTCGATTGCGGAGCTTAAAAATATCAAACAGGAAAAAGAAGGAATGTTTGAACGGATGGTTGAAAAAGCACACAAATATAGAAAGATCAAAAAGATAGTGAAAAAAAAGCTGGAAGAGATAGATGAACAATCCTTCAGCCCGCTGGTCGATTCTTTCAGCAGCCATCTTTTCAGGCTTACAGATGGAAATTATAAGCTGGGTAATATAGATGATGAATTTGAGATATTGCTCAGGCAGGCTGAAGGCCGCCGAGAACTTCCCGCTGTTCAAAGATTGCTTTCCTACGGCACATTTGATGCCGCAGCTCTGGCTTTGAGATTTGCCCTTTTTGATAATCTTTTTGCAGATAAAGATAGTTTTTTAGTTCTGGACGATTGTCTGGTCAACCTGGATGATAGGCGCCAGGAAAACGCTGTCGAATTAATTCAGAAAATCGCCCGGGACTATCAGGTGATTTTTTCCACCTGCAGCAGGGAAACGGCTCATAAACTCGGCGGCAATTTAATAGATATTTCTGAAAAGTAA
- a CDS encoding sensor domain-containing diguanylate cyclase/phosphohydrolase produces MTDNIFASLPMGAALLKKNLIIDQTNREWSKLFAEMDRPATELENGSNYPEILRGAGFIQEDIDELVKEFNLLIENEIEKFNMDLECVNGEEKSRYALRAGIVQDKILVVKEEITVSECNNNKLEGLLKEYKIVFDSVHSSIFLLGVDDNKRITFQKLNPLHEKLTGLSTENIKDKTPVEVFGPELGKEIEKNYRKCLNKRGKIEYEEKLTLPEGERVWSTSLTPIIFDGKIEKIIGTSRDITRIKKREKELRYVSYHDKLTDLYNRFYLEAEMDRLDTERQLPISMIMCDINGMKIVNDTYGHKTGDELLVKVAEILQANTREEDIVARWAGDEFVILLPQTGTKMARKIVDRIEETCQKTEIAGFKISLGLGIATKVNKEVNLQEVLSQADERMYKDKLTKGKSPEYKAVQNMLATLRVKKTGAERHYLRINELALKLGRVLNLPEKDLHNLSLVAILHDLGKATIPEDILNKTEELSGEEWRLVKKHLERGGILAAETEEFSFIAEEILHRHERWDGQGYPDGLEKENIPLLSRIIAVVDAYDVILCGSNYRDPAGKEAALKEIEENAGSQFDPELAKKFVQMMRAE; encoded by the coding sequence GTGACCGATAATATCTTTGCCTCTCTGCCGATGGGGGCTGCTTTATTAAAAAAAAATCTCATAATAGATCAAACCAACAGGGAGTGGTCGAAACTTTTTGCAGAGATGGACCGGCCTGCGACTGAGCTCGAAAATGGCAGCAATTATCCTGAAATCTTAAGAGGAGCGGGTTTTATCCAGGAGGATATCGATGAGCTGGTTAAAGAATTCAACCTCCTGATTGAGAATGAGATAGAAAAATTTAACATGGATCTGGAATGCGTAAATGGTGAAGAAAAATCCCGGTACGCGCTCAGAGCTGGCATAGTTCAGGATAAAATCCTGGTAGTAAAAGAAGAGATAACCGTCAGCGAGTGTAATAATAACAAACTGGAAGGGCTGCTGAAAGAGTATAAAATTGTTTTCGACAGCGTTCACTCCAGTATATTCCTTCTGGGAGTTGACGATAACAAAAGAATAACATTTCAAAAATTGAACCCTCTGCATGAAAAGTTAACCGGTCTCAGCACAGAGAATATCAAAGATAAGACGCCTGTGGAAGTTTTTGGTCCTGAACTGGGAAAAGAAATTGAAAAAAATTACCGGAAGTGTCTGAACAAGAGAGGGAAAATAGAGTATGAAGAAAAGCTTACTCTGCCTGAAGGTGAAAGGGTATGGAGCACGAGTCTGACCCCTATAATTTTTGATGGCAAAATAGAGAAAATCATAGGGACTTCACGGGATATTACCAGAATCAAGAAAAGAGAAAAAGAGCTGAGATATGTCAGTTATCACGACAAATTGACCGACCTCTATAACAGGTTTTATCTGGAAGCGGAGATGGATCGACTGGACACGGAAAGGCAGCTTCCTATCAGCATGATCATGTGTGACATAAATGGCATGAAGATCGTTAATGACACCTATGGGCATAAAACAGGAGATGAGCTGCTGGTCAAAGTAGCCGAAATTCTTCAGGCCAATACTAGAGAAGAAGATATAGTTGCACGCTGGGCCGGGGATGAATTTGTGATTTTGCTGCCCCAGACAGGCACCAAAATGGCCAGAAAAATTGTGGATAGGATAGAGGAAACATGTCAGAAAACTGAAATCGCAGGATTTAAAATCTCTCTGGGGCTGGGTATCGCCACCAAAGTTAATAAAGAAGTAAATTTGCAGGAAGTGCTGTCTCAGGCTGATGAAAGGATGTATAAAGACAAATTAACCAAAGGAAAAAGCCCAGAATATAAGGCTGTTCAGAATATGCTTGCCACTTTGAGGGTGAAAAAAACTGGGGCTGAAAGACATTATCTGAGAATAAACGAGCTGGCTCTCAAGCTGGGAAGGGTATTGAATTTGCCGGAGAAAGATTTACACAATCTCTCACTGGTGGCTATTCTGCATGATCTGGGGAAAGCAACGATCCCGGAGGATATATTAAATAAAACTGAAGAACTTAGTGGTGAAGAATGGAGACTTGTCAAAAAGCATCTCGAAAGGGGAGGTATTCTGGCGGCAGAAACGGAGGAATTTTCTTTTATAGCTGAAGAAATTCTGCACAGGCATGAACGCTGGGATGGTCAGGGCTATCCTGATGGGCTGGAAAAAGAAAATATACCGCTGCTTTCCAGGATTATAGCCGTAGTCGATGCCTATGACGTTATTCTCTGCGGCAGCAACTATCGTGATCCGGCCGGGAAAGAAGCAGCGCTGAAGGAAATAGAAGAAAATGCAGGCAGTCAATTTGATCCCGAGCTGGCCAAAAAATTTGTGCAGATGATGCGGGCGGAGTAA
- the larE gene encoding ATP-dependent sacrificial sulfur transferase LarE, whose product MIEKKDAALVKKNEKLKNILQGYGSVVVAFSGGVDSALLLDSALEVLGRDNVLAVTSCAETYPDRELEEARSLAAEIGAKHKIIRTTELDNENFTRNDEDRCYYCKKELLSDLKEMAEKKGYREVLEGSNYDDAKSEYRPGIKAVEELKVKSPLKDAGLNKKEIRTLARRRDLPVWDKPSFACLSSRFPYGVKIEEEKLTRVDEGEDFLQSFDFDQLRLRHHDDETVRIEVNPEELDRVLEHRKEIIKKLKQLDYTYVTLDIEGYRTGSMNEVIS is encoded by the coding sequence ATGATAGAGAAAAAAGATGCGGCACTGGTCAAAAAAAATGAAAAGTTAAAAAATATTCTTCAGGGATATGGCAGTGTTGTGGTAGCTTTTTCTGGAGGCGTAGACAGCGCTCTGCTGCTGGATTCTGCTCTGGAAGTTTTGGGAAGGGATAATGTTCTGGCCGTAACTTCCTGTGCGGAAACATATCCCGACCGGGAACTGGAAGAAGCCAGGTCGCTGGCCGCTGAAATCGGAGCAAAACACAAAATAATCAGAACTACAGAGCTTGATAACGAAAACTTCACCAGAAATGATGAGGATCGCTGTTATTACTGCAAAAAAGAACTGCTTTCGGATTTAAAAGAGATGGCAGAGAAGAAGGGTTATCGGGAAGTGCTGGAAGGGTCAAACTATGATGATGCTAAAAGTGAATATCGTCCCGGGATCAAAGCTGTGGAGGAGCTCAAGGTAAAAAGTCCTCTGAAAGATGCCGGGCTAAACAAGAAAGAGATAAGGACTCTGGCCAGGCGCAGAGATCTTCCCGTATGGGATAAACCTTCTTTTGCCTGCCTTTCGTCTCGTTTCCCCTATGGAGTAAAAATTGAAGAGGAGAAACTGACGAGAGTGGATGAGGGAGAGGATTTTCTGCAGAGCTTTGATTTTGATCAGCTGCGATTAAGGCATCATGATGATGAAACGGTCAGAATAGAAGTAAACCCTGAGGAACTGGACAGGGTTTTAGAACACAGAAAAGAGATAATAAAAAAGCTAAAACAGCTCGATTATACCTATGTAACCCTGGACATTGAGGGTTATCGGACCGGCAGCATGAATGAAGTTATATCATAG
- a CDS encoding acetate uptake transporter — protein MSNEIADPAPLGLGGFALTTFVLSFYNAGIMPAEGAAIVAPLALFYGGLAQFMSGMWEFKTGNTFGATAFTSFGAWWMFYALLEYSLFLGWLELGDAHLMSMGLVLTAWAIFTFYMWLASFSLNKAVWLIFLTLWVTFALLALGDFISPVFGHMGGYLGIICASIAWYTSAAEVINATFDKEVLPIGSPVVDEQRVSGTPADER, from the coding sequence ATGAGTAATGAAATAGCTGACCCCGCTCCTCTGGGTCTGGGAGGATTCGCACTGACAACTTTTGTATTGAGCTTTTATAATGCCGGAATAATGCCGGCTGAGGGAGCTGCAATTGTAGCTCCTCTGGCTTTATTTTATGGCGGTCTGGCTCAATTTATGTCCGGTATGTGGGAATTTAAAACCGGAAACACATTTGGTGCTACCGCCTTCACTTCTTTTGGAGCCTGGTGGATGTTTTATGCTCTGCTTGAATATTCCCTGTTTTTGGGTTGGCTCGAGCTGGGCGATGCTCACTTGATGTCGATGGGACTTGTGCTGACCGCCTGGGCAATATTCACCTTTTACATGTGGCTGGCCAGTTTCTCTCTGAACAAAGCTGTCTGGCTTATATTTTTGACCCTCTGGGTTACCTTCGCTCTGCTGGCCCTGGGAGATTTTATTTCACCAGTCTTTGGTCATATGGGAGGTTATCTGGGCATAATCTGTGCTTCGATTGCCTGGTATACCTCAGCAGCGGAAGTTATCAATGCGACCTTCGATAAAGAAGTTCTTCCTATCGGTTCTCCAGTCGTAGACGAACAGAGAGTCAGCGGCACTCCCGCAGATGAAAGATAA
- a CDS encoding permease — MKKGKNKDHKVDYAFFSGFMLFLGISWLLNFGPGVAMGENFLIFARDMVLILPPAFVIIGLFEIWVDRETIEKHFGSSSGFKRHIYAILLAATTVGGTFVAFPAANSLYHKGADYSSIFTYITSASLVMIPMSIMEASIIGLEFTALRIGLSLPLVVLSSIILNEFFSRGSYELPANV, encoded by the coding sequence ATGAAAAAAGGAAAGAACAAAGATCATAAGGTCGATTATGCTTTTTTTAGCGGTTTCATGCTGTTTTTAGGCATTTCCTGGCTTTTGAACTTCGGTCCAGGAGTGGCAATGGGAGAAAACTTTCTCATATTTGCCCGTGATATGGTGCTGATTTTACCTCCGGCCTTTGTGATTATAGGGCTGTTCGAAATCTGGGTAGATAGAGAAACCATAGAAAAACATTTTGGATCATCCTCCGGCTTCAAACGTCATATTTATGCTATTCTGCTGGCTGCCACGACAGTAGGAGGAACTTTTGTAGCTTTCCCCGCAGCCAACTCACTTTACCATAAAGGGGCTGATTACAGCTCTATTTTCACATATATAACTTCAGCTTCCCTGGTTATGATTCCCATGAGCATAATGGAAGCTTCCATTATCGGTCTGGAATTCACCGCCCTTAGGATAGGTCTTTCGCTGCCGCTGGTAGTACTTAGCTCGATAATCTTAAATGAATTTTTCAGCCGGGGCAGTTATGAACTGCCAGCCAATGTATAA
- a CDS encoding metallophosphoesterase family protein, with translation MTLKIMLTGDVHLGKKFSSYPEDTARELKQSRFRSLKNVVDEACRRECNLLVIAGDLFDKVTIPEGDLLEAINILSEFSGDLVVVLPGNHDFAGVDLWDDFRRKSPADVVLLDKTKPYELNRFDLEATIYPAPCDDRTSRENNLDWIKQEDIKDARFKLGAAHGALKGISPDMTDSYFSMRREELRELDIDLWLLGHTHIPLPKNVDENVQNEYIFNCGTPEPDGLDCSHEGQAWYIELEKDGSTKAIPVKTGEYRFIDIAREVNSEDDFACLLQEVRQKEKAEKTVMRIKIVGRIPEAAYKKKQEYYRKFRGSVFHLQILDDDLNLQLNRDKIAEDFPEGSFPYQVLEELIGDERALELAYELLQEVKE, from the coding sequence TTGACCCTAAAAATTATGCTGACCGGGGACGTGCATCTGGGCAAAAAATTTTCCAGTTATCCTGAAGATACCGCCCGCGAGCTAAAACAGTCTCGCTTCCGGTCGCTGAAAAATGTTGTTGATGAAGCCTGTCGGCGTGAATGTAATTTGCTCGTGATAGCCGGAGACCTGTTCGATAAGGTGACCATACCCGAGGGGGATCTGCTCGAAGCAATAAACATTTTAAGTGAATTTTCTGGAGACCTGGTGGTTGTACTTCCGGGCAATCATGATTTCGCAGGGGTTGATTTATGGGATGACTTCAGGCGTAAATCTCCGGCCGATGTGGTTTTACTGGACAAAACAAAACCTTATGAGCTGAACAGATTTGATCTCGAAGCTACAATCTATCCTGCCCCCTGTGATGATAGAACCTCGCGGGAAAACAACCTGGACTGGATAAAACAAGAGGATATAAAAGATGCCAGATTCAAACTGGGGGCTGCCCATGGCGCCTTGAAGGGGATTTCTCCGGATATGACCGATAGCTATTTCAGCATGAGACGGGAGGAGCTCAGAGAGCTGGATATTGATCTTTGGCTTCTCGGCCATACTCATATACCGCTGCCCAAAAATGTCGATGAAAATGTTCAAAATGAATATATATTTAACTGTGGAACTCCGGAACCAGATGGATTGGACTGCAGTCATGAGGGGCAGGCCTGGTATATAGAACTCGAGAAGGACGGAAGCACGAAAGCGATACCGGTTAAAACGGGAGAATACAGGTTTATAGATATCGCCCGGGAGGTAAACAGCGAAGATGATTTCGCCTGCCTGCTGCAGGAAGTTCGTCAGAAGGAAAAAGCTGAAAAAACTGTTATGAGGATAAAAATTGTCGGCAGAATACCGGAAGCTGCATATAAAAAGAAACAGGAATATTACCGCAAATTTCGTGGCTCAGTTTTCCATCTGCAGATACTGGATGATGACCTGAATCTCCAGCTTAACAGAGATAAAATAGCCGAAGATTTTCCGGAAGGTTCTTTTCCCTATCAGGTTCTGGAGGAACTCATCGGTGATGAGAGGGCGCTGGAACTGGCCTATGAACTTCTGCAGGAGGTAAAAGAATGA
- a CDS encoding FMN-binding protein produces the protein MKRNLIIAAVAIVSLSLVFAFSADVSADSHGEASYGEHWELLDGDYRGSFMDHGVINISLQVTIEDEEIVGVSMRHQEYDGVDYYEEDVSDTFLGIREQYESALEYLVGAQGLSEITERLSYLEGTPEGTPALEAIEPEEVDGFTAATIRSSKVVSAVRDAFNRGRYRE, from the coding sequence ATGAAAAGAAATCTTATTATCGCTGCGGTAGCAATCGTATCACTATCACTTGTTTTTGCTTTCTCCGCTGACGTCTCTGCTGATTCTCATGGTGAAGCTTCCTATGGGGAACACTGGGAACTGCTGGATGGAGATTATCGAGGCAGCTTTATGGATCATGGTGTGATCAACATCAGTCTGCAGGTCACGATAGAGGATGAAGAAATCGTCGGTGTCAGTATGAGACATCAGGAATATGATGGCGTGGATTATTATGAGGAGGATGTTTCTGATACTTTTCTGGGAATCAGAGAACAATACGAGTCAGCTCTTGAGTATCTGGTAGGAGCTCAGGGTCTCAGCGAAATAACTGAAAGATTGAGTTATCTGGAGGGCACTCCTGAAGGCACGCCGGCTCTTGAAGCTATAGAGCCTGAAGAAGTAGATGGTTTCACCGCGGCAACTATCAGGTCATCGAAAGTTGTTTCCGCTGTTAGAGATGCCTTTAATCGGGGAAGATATCGGGAATAA
- a CDS encoding ECF transporter S component, which yields MKPDVKNTRFWTRTAFLLTLALVFQMSGLPQPVTGPAINTILFVAVMMLGSAAGILIGILTPLVAFLRGILPPLLAPMIPFIAIGNAVLVLVYALLSRMLAVKPKSGFTFKNIAAVAAGAGAKFLILAGAVSFLVEVPPAMARMMTIPQLYTALAGGFLAVLLQKTLAEILQANKE from the coding sequence ATGAAACCAGATGTCAAAAATACTCGATTCTGGACTCGCACAGCTTTTTTGCTGACGCTGGCTCTGGTCTTCCAAATGAGCGGGCTGCCACAGCCTGTGACCGGACCAGCGATTAATACAATTCTGTTCGTGGCAGTGATGATGCTGGGTTCAGCTGCCGGCATATTGATAGGTATATTGACGCCTTTGGTGGCTTTTTTGCGGGGCATACTGCCTCCGCTGCTGGCTCCTATGATCCCTTTCATTGCTATTGGCAATGCCGTTTTAGTTCTGGTATATGCACTTTTGAGCAGGATGCTGGCAGTCAAACCGAAATCGGGCTTCACTTTTAAAAATATAGCTGCTGTAGCGGCGGGGGCTGGGGCAAAGTTTTTGATACTGGCGGGAGCGGTCAGTTTTCTGGTCGAAGTGCCTCCTGCTATGGCCCGGATGATGACTATTCCTCAGCTGTATACCGCTCTGGCCGGTGGTTTTCTGGCCGTTTTGCTGCAAAAAACTCTGGCGGAAATTCTTCAAGCAAATAAGGAGTGA